In Alteromonas sp. V450, the following proteins share a genomic window:
- the pspF gene encoding phage shock protein operon transcriptional activator translates to MSRYRQQDNLLGQANSFLEVLEQISQIAPLDKPVLVIGERGTGKELIAARLHFLSKRWDQNYVKLNCAALSESLLESELFGYEAGAFTGAQKRREGRFEVAHNGTLFLDELANTSGLIQEKLLRVVEYGEFERVGGSKSVKTDVRLIAATNEDLPALADAGEFRADLLDRLAFDVITIPPLRERREDIMMLAEHFAINMAREMDMELFSGFTEKARKTLLDYHWPGNIRELKNVVERAVYRTNNPHLPVHEIVLDPFESAFRPQNRIKTQDRQTAVSSSPSVPLTPTVPTAQVEPVVPSIPNSQEIINYPIDLKERSQQHEIDMIKQALADSQFNQKKTAEKLSLTYHQLRGYLKKYNLLDSSAEGVEA, encoded by the coding sequence ATGAGTAGGTATCGCCAACAGGATAATTTGCTTGGTCAAGCAAATAGCTTTTTAGAAGTTTTAGAGCAAATATCACAGATAGCGCCGTTAGATAAACCCGTATTGGTTATTGGCGAGCGAGGAACGGGGAAAGAACTTATCGCTGCTCGCTTGCATTTCTTGTCAAAGCGCTGGGACCAAAACTACGTCAAGCTGAATTGTGCAGCATTAAGCGAAAGTTTACTAGAAAGTGAATTATTCGGTTATGAAGCCGGCGCATTTACAGGTGCTCAAAAGCGTCGCGAGGGAAGATTTGAAGTGGCCCATAATGGGACCTTATTCTTAGATGAGTTAGCTAACACCTCTGGCTTAATTCAAGAAAAATTACTTCGCGTTGTTGAATATGGCGAGTTTGAGCGTGTTGGCGGCAGTAAGTCAGTCAAGACTGATGTAAGGCTTATCGCTGCAACGAACGAGGATTTACCAGCGTTAGCCGATGCAGGTGAATTCAGAGCAGACCTGCTTGACCGGCTAGCCTTCGACGTTATAACAATTCCACCGTTGCGCGAACGACGGGAAGACATAATGATGCTAGCTGAACATTTCGCCATTAATATGGCGAGAGAGATGGACATGGAGTTATTTAGCGGTTTTACAGAAAAAGCCAGAAAAACCCTTCTTGACTATCATTGGCCAGGCAATATCCGTGAGCTTAAAAACGTTGTAGAACGTGCTGTCTATCGAACCAACAATCCTCACCTTCCTGTTCATGAAATCGTTCTCGATCCGTTTGAATCGGCGTTTCGCCCGCAAAATAGAATTAAAACACAAGATAGACAGACGGCAGTTTCGTCTTCACCTTCAGTACCTTTAACACCAACCGTACCTACTGCTCAAGTTGAACCTGTAGTACCGAGTATCCCTAATTCACAGGAAATCATAAATTACCCGATAGATTTGAAAGAACGCTCTCAACAACACGAGATAGATATGATAAAACAGGCACTTGCTGATAGTCAGTTTAATCAGAAGAAAACGGCAGAAAAGTTAAGTCTGACGTATCATCAGCTTCGTGGGTACCTTAAAAAATATAATCTCTTAGATTCTTCCGCTGAAGGCGTTGAGGCGTAA
- the pspA gene encoding phage shock protein PspA, giving the protein MGIFSRFTDIVNSNINALLDKAEDPEKMVRLIIQEMEDTLVEVRSASAKTLASKKEIVNQISKFETDAHDWESKAELALSKDREDLARAALQEKKKSSEAAEALRKELAIVEEQISKLQDEIGQLQEKLADAKNRQKAIIMRQKTASSRLEVKKTLDSSKVDNAMGRFEQYERKIDDLESQVEAYDLGKKTLNDEFAELEASDKVDDELAALKAKIKGAKSTTEKSE; this is encoded by the coding sequence ATGGGTATCTTCTCGCGTTTCACTGATATTGTGAATTCGAATATAAATGCGCTTTTAGATAAAGCGGAAGATCCTGAAAAAATGGTTAGATTAATCATTCAGGAAATGGAAGACACATTAGTTGAGGTACGCTCTGCATCTGCAAAGACCTTGGCGAGCAAAAAAGAAATAGTAAATCAGATTTCAAAGTTCGAAACCGATGCGCATGACTGGGAGTCAAAGGCGGAGCTTGCTCTTAGCAAAGACCGAGAAGATCTCGCTCGTGCAGCGCTTCAGGAGAAGAAAAAATCGTCCGAAGCCGCTGAAGCATTGCGTAAAGAACTTGCTATAGTAGAAGAGCAGATAAGTAAGCTTCAAGATGAAATAGGTCAGCTGCAAGAAAAACTTGCTGATGCCAAAAACCGTCAAAAAGCCATTATTATGCGTCAAAAAACAGCAAGCTCGCGTCTTGAAGTTAAGAAGACGCTTGATAGCAGCAAAGTTGATAATGCAATGGGGCGCTTTGAGCAATATGAGCGGAAAATTGATGATTTAGAGTCTCAAGTCGAGGCTTATGATTTAGGTAAAAAGACGCTTAACGATGAGTTTGCAGAACTTGAAGCAAGTGATAAAGTTGATGACGAATTAGCTGCGCTTAAAGCAAAAATAAAAGGTGCAAAGAGCACCACTGAAAAATCAGAATAA
- the pspB gene encoding envelope stress response membrane protein PspB, with protein sequence MDEGTIAVLTAPLFVFLIFVAPIWLILHYRSKKQVSQGLSAEEHASLQNLAEQAEKMSERIETLEAILDSEAPEWRNRA encoded by the coding sequence ATGGACGAGGGTACTATTGCAGTTTTGACAGCACCGCTCTTTGTGTTTTTAATTTTCGTTGCTCCTATATGGCTGATATTGCACTACCGAAGTAAAAAGCAGGTAAGCCAAGGGTTGAGTGCGGAAGAGCACGCATCACTGCAGAATTTGGCCGAGCAAGCAGAAAAAATGTCTGAACGTATTGAAACATTGGAAGCGATTTTAGATAGTGAGGCGCCAGAGTGGAGGAATAGAGCATGA
- the pspC gene encoding envelope stress response membrane protein PspC: MRHGKQLYRNPQNARIAGVCSGVAEYFGLETWLVRILVVTGFFLLAGPFIFVAYIAAWFILDKRPTHVEAAPPPPVFSKGKGWRNPNAGQVKSTKVEVKTKVWQAGEPPKQAFHDIRNRFEKAEERLRKMETYVTSREYQLNKEISRL; encoded by the coding sequence ATGAGACATGGTAAACAGCTCTATCGCAATCCTCAAAATGCAAGAATTGCAGGTGTGTGCTCAGGGGTTGCAGAGTATTTTGGTCTTGAGACGTGGCTGGTGAGAATTTTAGTAGTAACAGGCTTTTTTCTTCTTGCTGGACCGTTTATCTTTGTCGCCTATATTGCTGCTTGGTTTATCCTTGATAAACGACCTACCCACGTAGAAGCGGCGCCTCCGCCCCCTGTTTTTTCTAAAGGAAAAGGGTGGAGAAACCCAAATGCGGGCCAAGTTAAAAGTACAAAAGTAGAGGTGAAAACGAAGGTATGGCAAGCTGGCGAGCCCCCGAAACAAGCGTTTCATGATATTCGAAATCGTTTCGAGAAAGCGGAAGAAAGACTGCGTAAAATGGAAACGTACGTCACGTCTCGCGAATACCAGCTAAACAAAGAAATTAGCCGATTGTAA
- the phhA gene encoding phenylalanine 4-monooxygenase, protein MPKVTKYQSKSSDDKGYIAWSTEENQIWSELYARQLPLVKERACAEYLEGIELLKLSHDSIPQLPEINRVLKAQTGWQTAEVPALINFGEFFRLLANKQFPVATFIRTREEFDYLQEPDIFHEVFGHCPLLTNPAFAHFTHTYGKLGLAASKEDRVYLARLYWFTVEFGLVRANGDLKIYGGGILSSPGETLYALDSDKPLRKPLTAIDALRTPYRIDIMQPLYYILPEFDHLFELAEMDIMALVQKAKSLGLFTPLFPPKEKKAS, encoded by the coding sequence ATGCCAAAAGTAACGAAATATCAGTCGAAATCATCCGATGACAAAGGGTATATCGCGTGGTCGACTGAGGAGAATCAAATTTGGTCTGAACTTTACGCTAGACAGCTGCCTTTGGTAAAGGAGCGAGCGTGTGCAGAGTACCTTGAGGGCATTGAGCTGCTCAAATTGAGTCACGACAGCATACCCCAACTCCCAGAGATAAACCGTGTATTGAAAGCGCAAACAGGGTGGCAGACAGCTGAAGTTCCTGCACTTATCAATTTTGGAGAGTTTTTTCGTTTGTTGGCAAACAAACAATTCCCAGTAGCCACATTTATTCGAACTCGAGAGGAGTTTGATTACCTACAAGAGCCAGATATTTTCCACGAAGTGTTCGGCCATTGCCCTCTACTGACTAATCCAGCCTTCGCCCATTTTACGCATACCTATGGAAAACTGGGTTTAGCTGCGAGCAAAGAAGATAGGGTATATCTAGCAAGACTTTACTGGTTTACCGTTGAGTTTGGATTAGTGAGAGCGAACGGTGACTTAAAGATTTACGGGGGAGGTATTCTGTCTTCGCCAGGCGAAACGCTTTATGCACTTGATAGTGACAAGCCACTTCGCAAGCCCCTTACTGCTATAGACGCGCTGAGAACGCCCTACAGAATAGACATAATGCAACCCCTTTACTACATATTACCTGAGTTTGATCACCTATTTGAATTGGCGGAGATGGATATCATGGCCCTAGTTCAAAAAGCAAAATCACTCGGGTTATTTACCCCACTTTTCCCGCCTAAAGAAAAGAAAGCAAGTTAA
- the tyrR gene encoding transcriptional regulator TyrR has translation MRLEITCQDRLGITQDVLDILVTKEIDLRGIEIDPAGKIFLNFPNIEFADFQHLMPQIRRIDGIEDVKTTLFMPGEREKNQLSAILRTLPDPVFSIDTKGNILLCNEAVYSGLEVSSDDIQGSDVSELVKGFNFTKWMDSKAPSPQSSKVKFIQQDYLADMLPITVPDGEQQMIMAGAVVILKSEMRLGQQFTAFHQSPTNSFDRFIAQSQLMSRVIHEAKQIADLDAPILIFGETGTGKEMIARACHQSSRRSDGAFLALNCASLPDSVAETELFGYAAGAYNQPNAKEGLLEQAKGGTLLLDEIADMSSQLQAKLLRVLEDGEFRRVGDTEPVKVDVRFICTTCRDLGQLVEEGRFRKELYYRLNVLSLVMPSLKDRKQDIVPLAESFIVQHSAKLGRRPAKLSKSCVDFLQQYPWPGNVRQLQNALYRALSLLDGKEITKEDIQLPSCAPSVTYIDENFDGTLDEEVKKFEKDLLKRLYPSYPSTRQLAKKLGLSHTAIANKLREYGINKATVKL, from the coding sequence ATGCGTTTAGAAATTACTTGTCAGGACCGCCTTGGCATAACCCAAGATGTTCTTGATATCCTTGTGACGAAAGAAATCGATCTACGCGGAATTGAAATTGATCCTGCGGGAAAAATTTTCCTTAATTTTCCCAACATTGAGTTTGCTGATTTTCAGCATCTGATGCCGCAAATTCGCAGAATAGACGGAATAGAAGACGTGAAAACCACGTTGTTTATGCCCGGTGAGCGCGAGAAAAACCAGCTTTCGGCGATTCTAAGAACGTTGCCAGACCCTGTTTTCTCGATCGACACCAAGGGAAATATTTTACTATGTAACGAAGCGGTTTATTCGGGGCTTGAAGTATCAAGTGATGATATTCAAGGTTCTGATGTGAGTGAGCTTGTTAAGGGGTTCAACTTTACCAAATGGATGGACAGCAAAGCACCAAGCCCTCAATCATCTAAAGTAAAGTTTATTCAACAAGATTACTTGGCTGATATGTTGCCGATTACCGTGCCTGATGGTGAGCAACAGATGATTATGGCTGGCGCTGTGGTGATATTGAAATCTGAGATGCGTCTTGGACAGCAGTTTACCGCTTTTCATCAATCGCCTACTAATAGTTTTGACCGCTTCATAGCGCAATCACAGTTAATGAGTCGCGTCATACACGAGGCAAAGCAAATCGCCGATCTTGATGCGCCCATATTGATCTTCGGTGAAACCGGTACAGGAAAAGAGATGATAGCGAGGGCGTGCCATCAATCAAGTCGACGCAGTGACGGCGCTTTTTTAGCATTAAATTGCGCCTCTTTGCCTGATAGCGTGGCAGAAACCGAACTGTTTGGATATGCCGCTGGTGCCTATAATCAGCCAAATGCAAAAGAGGGGTTACTAGAGCAAGCGAAAGGAGGCACGCTGTTGCTCGATGAAATTGCCGACATGTCGTCACAGCTACAGGCAAAACTTTTGCGTGTATTAGAAGATGGAGAGTTTCGACGTGTGGGCGACACCGAACCTGTTAAGGTTGACGTGCGTTTCATCTGTACGACCTGTCGCGACCTCGGTCAACTAGTTGAAGAGGGGCGTTTCAGAAAAGAGCTGTACTATCGTTTGAATGTTTTGAGCTTAGTGATGCCGTCACTGAAAGACAGAAAACAAGATATTGTTCCACTAGCGGAGTCTTTCATTGTTCAACACAGCGCTAAGTTAGGCCGGCGACCCGCTAAGCTTAGTAAGTCTTGCGTCGATTTTCTTCAGCAATACCCGTGGCCGGGTAATGTGAGACAGTTACAGAATGCGCTTTATCGTGCTCTGTCGTTGCTAGATGGCAAAGAAATTACCAAAGAAGATATTCAGTTGCCCAGTTGTGCACCGAGCGTAACTTATATCGATGAAAACTTTGACGGTACGCTCGATGAGGAAGTGAAAAAGTTTGAGAAGGACTTGCTTAAAAGGCTTTATCCATCGTACCCCAGTACACGTCAACTAGCCAAAAAGTTAGGGTTAAGTCATACGGCGATTGCCAATAAGTTACGCGAATATGGCATTAATAAAGCAACGGTTAAGCTTTAA
- a CDS encoding fumarylacetoacetate hydrolase family protein, with protein sequence MKLATYKNETRDGCLMVVSKDLSRACSAQDIATSMQQALDHWQDVAPQLQQRYQELNDGKCESVVFDASRCESPLPRAYQWADGSAYVNHVELVRKARNAEMPESFWTDPLMYQGGSDDFIGPNDDIILPSDDWGIDFEGEVAVVTDDVPMACTPQAAAERIRLIMLVNDVSLRGLIPGELAKGFGFFQSKPASSFSPVAITPDELGDKWRDNKVHLPLRSTYNGELFGQVAAGQDMTFDFGQLVAHAAKSRNLGAGAIIGSGTVSNKQGTEHGSAISEGGVGYSCIAEVRMIETIRDGKPSTPFMQFGDRIRIEMFDENGCSIFGAIDQQVKPLN encoded by the coding sequence ATGAAACTAGCAACTTATAAAAACGAAACGCGTGACGGGTGTTTGATGGTCGTATCTAAAGATCTTTCTCGAGCTTGCAGCGCTCAAGATATCGCTACGTCAATGCAACAAGCACTAGACCATTGGCAAGACGTCGCTCCCCAGTTACAGCAGCGCTACCAAGAACTGAACGACGGTAAATGTGAAAGTGTGGTGTTTGACGCAAGTCGCTGCGAATCTCCGTTACCCAGAGCCTATCAATGGGCTGATGGTAGTGCATATGTGAATCACGTGGAACTCGTTCGCAAAGCTCGTAACGCCGAGATGCCTGAGAGTTTCTGGACTGATCCTTTGATGTATCAAGGTGGCTCGGATGACTTTATCGGGCCAAATGACGACATTATCTTACCGAGTGACGATTGGGGAATCGATTTTGAAGGCGAAGTTGCAGTTGTGACTGATGATGTTCCTATGGCATGTACACCGCAAGCTGCAGCTGAAAGAATTCGTCTAATCATGCTTGTAAACGATGTTTCGTTGCGTGGCCTTATACCAGGAGAACTTGCTAAAGGGTTTGGCTTTTTTCAATCAAAACCAGCTTCAAGTTTCTCTCCGGTAGCAATTACACCAGATGAACTCGGGGATAAATGGAGGGATAACAAAGTTCATCTTCCTCTTCGCTCGACATACAATGGTGAGTTGTTCGGTCAAGTTGCTGCAGGACAAGATATGACATTTGATTTTGGGCAACTAGTGGCCCATGCAGCCAAAAGTCGTAATTTGGGTGCCGGTGCAATCATTGGCTCTGGAACAGTTTCAAATAAGCAGGGTACAGAGCACGGTTCAGCAATTTCTGAAGGCGGCGTGGGATACTCTTGTATCGCAGAGGTTCGCATGATTGAGACAATTAGAGATGGAAAACCATCTACACCATTTATGCAGTTTGGCGACCGTATTCGCATAGAAATGTTTGACGAAAACGGGTGCAGTATTTTTGGTGCGATAGATCAACAAGTGAAACCTCTGAACTAA
- the maiA gene encoding maleylacetoacetate isomerase, translating into MHIKLYGYWRSTASYRARIALNLKGVDYEYVPVHLVNNGGEQHSEQYTRLNPAHLVPTLVDEDEDIILNQSLAIIEYIDEKYDNGVRLVPEHSTERARVRALAQDIASDIQPLGNLRVLNLLKEKYHAGQEDVAQWAAHWIKLGFDGIEQRLQTQAGKYCFDFDVTLADVCLVPQVYNARRFDIDMQTYPLINRIAQNCEKLSAFEKARPENQVDAT; encoded by the coding sequence ATGCATATAAAGCTTTATGGATACTGGCGTTCAACGGCCTCTTATCGAGCGCGTATTGCGCTTAATTTAAAAGGCGTAGATTATGAATACGTCCCGGTTCATTTGGTCAATAATGGAGGTGAGCAGCATAGTGAGCAATACACTCGCTTAAATCCCGCGCATCTTGTACCGACATTGGTTGACGAAGACGAGGATATCATTCTAAATCAATCGCTCGCCATCATAGAGTATATTGATGAAAAGTATGATAATGGTGTAAGGCTCGTGCCAGAGCACTCAACAGAGCGTGCTCGAGTACGTGCATTAGCGCAAGATATCGCATCTGATATTCAACCGCTTGGTAATCTGCGAGTTCTCAATCTATTAAAAGAAAAGTACCATGCCGGTCAAGAGGATGTGGCGCAATGGGCTGCACATTGGATAAAGCTTGGCTTTGATGGAATTGAACAGCGCTTACAGACACAAGCTGGAAAGTATTGTTTCGACTTTGACGTTACGCTAGCTGACGTGTGTCTTGTGCCACAAGTTTATAATGCAAGACGTTTCGATATTGATATGCAGACGTATCCGCTTATTAATAGAATTGCTCAAAATTGCGAAAAGTTATCGGCGTTTGAAAAGGCGCGACCCGAAAATCAGGTCGATGCTACATAG
- a CDS encoding Lrp/AsnC family transcriptional regulator, which translates to MKLDKFDREILRVLQQDATVSMADLSQRVGLSHTPCWRRVKRMEADGIILGKVTLLNSKKLNLGVSVFIYVTLKNHDGDSLTDFENAVQNIDEIVECHTTSGEKDYLLKVIVESIEEYEFLLKTKLTHLPLVDHISSTFALKQVKNTTELPIKRQ; encoded by the coding sequence ATGAAATTGGATAAGTTTGACCGAGAAATTTTACGCGTTCTGCAACAAGACGCGACCGTATCTATGGCCGATTTAAGTCAGCGTGTAGGACTGTCACATACACCTTGCTGGCGACGCGTTAAACGTATGGAAGCAGACGGCATAATACTAGGCAAAGTAACGCTTTTAAACAGCAAAAAGCTTAATTTAGGGGTTTCCGTATTTATCTATGTAACGCTAAAAAACCACGATGGTGACTCGTTAACTGACTTTGAAAACGCAGTCCAAAACATCGATGAAATTGTAGAGTGCCACACCACCAGCGGTGAAAAAGACTACCTTTTGAAGGTCATTGTCGAAAGTATAGAAGAATATGAATTTCTGCTGAAAACTAAGCTTACCCATTTGCCGCTTGTGGACCATATCAGCTCTACATTTGCGCTCAAGCAAGTCAAAAATACAACCGAGCTTCCAATTAAGCGTCAATAA
- a CDS encoding Glu/Leu/Phe/Val dehydrogenase dimerization domain-containing protein — protein sequence MSVFDHSEFDKHEHVAFYHDEQSGLKAIIAVHNTNLGPALGGCRMWPYVNSSEALTDVLRLSKGMTYKAAMANLELGGGKSVIIGDPRKAKTPDMMKAMGKFVESLGGKYFTAEDSGISVTDLQTMATESDYIAGVKAQYHYAGEIPDGNPAPSTAYGVFVGLKATVEYGLKRSLDGVTVAIQGMGHVGYRLAKHLHEHGAKLYVADIYPEGIKKAVAEFGATAVAPEEILSLDVDVLAPCALGAAINDQTLPAIKAKVIAGAANNQLAREDIGELLQQRGILYAPDYVINAGGVIDIFHQRMESSSNEALRAHIEQIGETLKEIYTRAEQEGRATNRVANLIAEERFSIKG from the coding sequence ATGTCTGTTTTTGATCACTCAGAATTTGATAAGCACGAGCATGTAGCTTTTTATCACGATGAACAATCTGGCCTTAAAGCCATTATTGCGGTTCATAATACGAATTTGGGTCCCGCTCTCGGTGGATGCCGGATGTGGCCTTATGTAAACAGTAGTGAAGCACTCACCGATGTTTTGCGCTTGTCTAAGGGCATGACTTACAAGGCAGCGATGGCCAATCTGGAGTTAGGAGGGGGAAAGTCAGTCATTATTGGAGACCCCAGAAAAGCAAAAACACCCGACATGATGAAAGCCATGGGCAAGTTTGTAGAGTCATTGGGTGGGAAATACTTCACAGCTGAAGACTCAGGAATTTCAGTAACAGATTTACAAACCATGGCAACTGAGTCCGACTATATAGCCGGTGTAAAAGCACAGTATCATTATGCAGGCGAGATCCCGGATGGAAACCCCGCTCCGTCGACAGCATACGGTGTATTTGTGGGTTTGAAAGCGACAGTTGAGTATGGCCTAAAGCGTAGCTTGGATGGTGTTACTGTTGCCATTCAGGGAATGGGACACGTTGGCTACCGCCTTGCCAAGCACCTTCATGAGCATGGCGCTAAACTTTACGTTGCCGATATATATCCTGAAGGTATAAAAAAAGCGGTGGCTGAATTCGGCGCAACGGCTGTGGCGCCAGAAGAAATACTAAGTTTAGACGTAGATGTATTGGCGCCATGTGCACTGGGTGCAGCCATCAACGATCAAACACTACCGGCGATTAAAGCCAAGGTAATTGCAGGTGCTGCCAACAATCAATTGGCGCGTGAAGATATTGGGGAGTTGCTTCAGCAGAGGGGGATCTTGTACGCACCTGACTACGTTATTAACGCGGGTGGGGTTATCGACATCTTCCATCAGCGTATGGAATCAAGTTCCAATGAAGCGCTGCGTGCACATATTGAACAAATCGGTGAAACGCTAAAAGAAATTTATACCCGCGCAGAGCAAGAGGGTAGGGCAACAAACCGCGTAGCAAACCTTATCGCTGAAGAGAGATTTTCTATAAAGGGTTGA
- a CDS encoding late competence development ComFB family protein has protein sequence MKLDDDIHNYYEHLVLERISKIGLDKTKSPDYLADLCCLALNQVPPRYIRYEVDMAFYLPQSERNQMEMNVEHAISKAIRYLDDMSSKKESEGE, from the coding sequence ATGAAACTAGACGACGATATTCACAATTACTATGAACACCTTGTGCTGGAACGGATAAGTAAAATTGGTCTAGATAAAACAAAGAGCCCAGACTATTTAGCAGACCTCTGCTGCTTGGCGTTAAATCAAGTTCCCCCTAGATACATTCGCTATGAGGTGGATATGGCTTTTTACTTACCGCAAAGTGAGAGAAATCAAATGGAGATGAATGTAGAGCATGCAATAAGTAAGGCTATACGGTATCTCGATGATATGAGTAGTAAAAAGGAATCTGAAGGAGAATGA
- a CDS encoding tryptophan 2,3-dioxygenase family protein: MKKNVEPCYYGDYLQLEKILGAQSLQSEKYGDAAHEEMLFIVVHQVYELWFKQILHELNAVIDCFNQTVVRDQELPQVVHRLHRIIQIQKLMNDQIAIMETMTPQQFLSFRDYLVPASGFQSIQFKRLEISLGLKRDFRIDFDKQSFYNRLTDADRATLESLESKPSLFELVDKWLARMPLLKTEGFDFWIYYKDAADTMLDEDYHTILTNPTLTEKEKRQELKEWEATKRSFDAVFDEGLFETLRADGKFRLSHKALLSALFIKQYSEEPVFNLPFQLITALTEIDEQLTIWRYRHAMMVQRMLGTKIGTGGSSGHHYLKKTTESNRIYLDFFNMATFLLPKSRLPTLPVSICKLLGNFYSSSAAKTKWPQL, translated from the coding sequence ATGAAGAAAAATGTAGAGCCCTGCTATTACGGAGATTATTTACAACTGGAAAAAATTTTAGGTGCACAATCGCTGCAGAGCGAGAAGTATGGTGATGCAGCACATGAGGAGATGCTTTTTATCGTCGTACATCAAGTTTATGAACTATGGTTTAAGCAAATTCTCCATGAGCTCAATGCAGTCATAGATTGTTTCAATCAAACGGTTGTCAGAGATCAAGAATTACCACAAGTCGTTCATCGTTTACATAGAATCATTCAGATTCAAAAGTTAATGAATGACCAAATAGCCATTATGGAAACGATGACGCCTCAGCAATTTTTGTCTTTCCGTGACTATTTAGTACCTGCTTCGGGTTTTCAAAGCATACAGTTCAAAAGGCTAGAAATCTCACTTGGCCTAAAAAGAGATTTTCGGATAGATTTTGATAAACAAAGTTTTTATAACCGATTAACGGACGCCGACCGTGCGACACTTGAATCTTTAGAGAGCAAGCCAAGCTTATTTGAGCTCGTTGACAAGTGGCTAGCTCGTATGCCCTTACTAAAAACAGAGGGGTTTGATTTTTGGATATATTACAAAGACGCGGCGGACACCATGTTGGATGAGGATTATCACACAATTTTGACTAATCCAACGTTAACTGAAAAGGAAAAGCGGCAGGAGCTGAAAGAGTGGGAGGCGACAAAACGTAGCTTCGATGCAGTTTTTGATGAAGGGCTATTTGAAACCTTGCGTGCAGACGGAAAATTTCGATTAAGTCATAAAGCGCTCCTCTCTGCCTTATTTATAAAGCAATACTCAGAAGAACCTGTATTTAACTTACCATTCCAGTTAATAACGGCTTTAACAGAGATCGATGAACAACTGACCATCTGGCGATACAGGCATGCGATGATGGTGCAACGAATGTTGGGTACTAAAATCGGAACAGGCGGCTCGTCGGGTCATCATTATTTAAAAAAAACAACGGAGTCCAATCGTATTTATTTGGACTTCTTTAACATGGCGACATTTTTACTGCCGAAGTCGCGCCTTCCGACATTGCCTGTATCAATATGCAAATTATTGGGGAACTTCTATTCAAGCAGCGCTGCAAAAACGAAGTGGCCACAACTATGA